From a single Saimiri boliviensis isolate mSaiBol1 chromosome 15, mSaiBol1.pri, whole genome shotgun sequence genomic region:
- the CHCHD7 gene encoding coiled-coil-helix-coiled-coil-helix domain-containing protein 7 isoform X1, which produces MLPSEKTIRIPLEMLRLRDPDINPCMLESDASIRCLDANNYDKEKCSTYFLKYRNCRKFWHSIMIQRRQNGVKPCMPTAAERDEILGEMGKMPY; this is translated from the exons ATGTTACCtag TGAGAAGACTATTAGGATACCCTTGGAAATGCTGAGACTGAGAGATCCTGACATAAATCCTTGCATGTTG GAATCGGATGCTTCTATCAGATGTCTGGATGCGAATAACTATGACAAGGAAAAGTGTTCTACTTACTTCCTGAAGTACCGAAACTGCCGGAAATTCTGG CATTCTATCATGATCCAGAGAAGACAGAACGGAGTGAAGCCATGTATGCCTACCGCAGCAGAGAGAGATGAAATCTTGGGAGAAATGGGAAAGATGCCTTATTGA
- the CHCHD7 gene encoding coiled-coil-helix-coiled-coil-helix domain-containing protein 7 isoform X2 encodes MLRLRDPDINPCMLESDASIRCLDANNYDKEKCSTYFLKYRNCRKFWHSIMIQRRQNGVKPCMPTAAERDEILGEMGKMPY; translated from the exons ATGCTGAGACTGAGAGATCCTGACATAAATCCTTGCATGTTG GAATCGGATGCTTCTATCAGATGTCTGGATGCGAATAACTATGACAAGGAAAAGTGTTCTACTTACTTCCTGAAGTACCGAAACTGCCGGAAATTCTGG CATTCTATCATGATCCAGAGAAGACAGAACGGAGTGAAGCCATGTATGCCTACCGCAGCAGAGAGAGATGAAATCTTGGGAGAAATGGGAAAGATGCCTTATTGA